From the Psychrobacillus sp. FSL K6-4046 genome, one window contains:
- the pnuC gene encoding nicotinamide riboside transporter PnuC: MRMFKDWTLFEKVWLGVFTLVNIYLFFAWKDSLLGLISSLTGMLCVVLVAKGKISNYYFGIVNTSTYAYITYTYGLYGESMLNGLFYFPIQFIGIYLWRKNLTKVQAIGEDVSVKRLDKKGWMYIIVISIVASISYAYLLNAIGGQQVRLDSAAVVLSVLAQILMLKRYAEQWVLWIAVNGLTIVLWVITLTKTGGNDWSMLVMWSAFLVNSIYGYVNWLKMHRAQHNLEGEAYELRPSN, translated from the coding sequence ATGAGAATGTTCAAGGACTGGACTTTATTTGAAAAAGTTTGGTTGGGTGTATTTACGTTAGTTAATATTTATTTGTTTTTTGCTTGGAAGGATTCATTATTAGGTCTAATAAGCTCACTAACAGGTATGCTTTGTGTGGTATTGGTAGCAAAGGGGAAAATTAGTAATTATTATTTTGGTATTGTAAACACGTCTACTTATGCCTACATCACCTATACGTATGGATTATACGGGGAGTCTATGCTGAATGGACTGTTCTATTTTCCAATACAGTTTATCGGAATCTATTTATGGAGAAAAAACCTAACGAAAGTTCAGGCAATTGGCGAAGACGTCTCTGTAAAACGATTAGACAAAAAAGGATGGATGTATATAATTGTTATCTCTATTGTAGCGTCTATATCTTATGCCTACCTTTTAAATGCTATTGGTGGCCAACAGGTTCGATTAGATTCAGCTGCAGTTGTGTTATCTGTTCTAGCTCAAATATTGATGCTTAAACGTTATGCAGAGCAATGGGTGCTTTGGATCGCTGTCAATGGATTAACAATTGTCCTTTGGGTGATCACACTTACAAAAACGGGCGGAAATGACTGGTCAATGCTTGTTATGTGGTCGGCATTTTTAGTGAACTCTATTTACGGATATGTAAACTGGCTGAAAATGCACAGAGCGCAACATAATCTTGAAGGAGAAGCGTATGAACTACGGCCTTCCAATTAA
- a CDS encoding IS110 family transposase, whose translation MSQMLVGIDVSLRSHHVHFMHGEGHTLADFSVSNDTEGANTLIQKLLGTAEKNQCEHIKIGLEATDQYSWHVAHYLKNQLHNYEPTFQTAVYMLNARKVSRFKKGYDTLPKNDRIDAWVIADHLRFGRLPHEMQETLQYEALRRLTRTRFHLMHEVARNKTYMMNQLFLKFSGLRQDNPFSNTFGTTSLAVIEELDPETIAEMPLEELVEFLQEKGKKRFAEPEEIAKYLQKLARNSFRLDKAMADPVNISLSVILSTIRHMESQVKRLDKEIERMMKGFTQTLTSVKGIGPVYAAGLLAEIGDIKRFDDHHALAKYAGLVWTQYQSGEFEAENTSRMRTGNKYLRYYLVQAADAVRKYDTEYKAFYQKKYQEVTKHQHKRALVLTARKLVRLVHSLLRTNQLYIPPERRD comes from the coding sequence ATGTCACAAATGCTAGTCGGTATCGACGTGAGTTTGCGCTCCCATCATGTCCATTTCATGCATGGAGAGGGACATACGCTCGCTGATTTTTCTGTTTCCAATGATACAGAAGGTGCGAACACCTTAATTCAAAAGCTTTTAGGAACAGCGGAAAAAAATCAGTGCGAACATATTAAAATTGGATTAGAAGCGACAGACCAGTATAGCTGGCACGTTGCTCATTATTTAAAGAATCAATTGCACAATTATGAACCAACGTTTCAAACAGCGGTTTATATGTTAAATGCACGTAAAGTATCTCGCTTTAAAAAGGGGTACGATACGTTACCGAAAAACGATCGAATTGACGCCTGGGTAATTGCGGATCATTTACGCTTTGGACGTCTGCCACATGAAATGCAAGAAACCTTACAATATGAAGCACTTCGTCGTTTAACACGTACCCGATTCCATCTAATGCATGAAGTTGCACGTAATAAAACCTACATGATGAACCAACTGTTTTTAAAGTTTAGTGGCCTACGCCAAGATAACCCGTTCTCGAATACATTCGGTACGACCAGTCTCGCTGTCATTGAAGAGCTAGATCCGGAAACCATTGCCGAGATGCCTTTAGAAGAACTGGTTGAGTTCTTACAGGAGAAAGGCAAAAAACGTTTTGCCGAGCCAGAAGAAATCGCTAAATATCTTCAAAAGCTTGCACGTAATTCCTTTCGATTAGACAAGGCCATGGCTGATCCCGTTAACATCTCACTATCCGTGATTTTAAGTACGATTCGCCATATGGAATCCCAAGTCAAACGTTTGGATAAGGAAATCGAGCGTATGATGAAAGGTTTCACCCAAACATTAACTTCCGTAAAAGGCATTGGACCCGTGTACGCAGCCGGCTTGCTCGCCGAAATTGGAGATATCAAGCGTTTTGATGACCACCACGCATTAGCGAAATATGCTGGACTCGTTTGGACACAGTATCAATCTGGCGAATTTGAAGCCGAAAATACTAGCCGGATGCGAACCGGCAATAAATACCTACGGTATTATCTTGTACAAGCAGCAGATGCGGTACGTAAATATGACACTGAATATAAAGCCTTTTATCAAAAGAAATACCAAGAAGTAACCAAGCACCAACATAAACGCGCTCTCGTCTTAACCGCTAGAAAACTAGTACGCCTCGTGCATTCGCTACTACGCACGAATCAGCTGTACATACCACCAGAAAGGAGAGACTGA